In the Paraburkholderia acidisoli genome, TTGCGCGTGCCGTCACGCTCAACGTGGCCGCGCCGCTGATGCTCGCGAACGCGCTCGCCGCCACGCGCGCGTTGGGCGCAAACGCCTCGCGCCGCATCGTGCATATTTCGAGCGGCGCCGCGCGCAACGCGTATGCGGGCTGGAGCGTCTACTGCGCGACCAAAGCGGCGCTCGACCATCATGCCCGCGCCGTCGCGCTCGATGCCCCCGCGGGCGTGCGCATCTGCAGTCTCGCGCCCGGCGTGATCGACACGGGCATGCAGGCAACGATCCGTTCGACGAGCACGGACCATTTCCCGCTGCGCGAGCGTTTCGAACAACTGAAGGAAAACGGCCAGCTGACTTCGCCCGAAGCGGCGGCGCGGCAAGTGGTGGATTACGCGTTGAGCGACGCGTTCGGCGCAACGCCCGTTGCGGACGTGCGCGAACTCGCCTGATCGAACGCAAACCGCCTGCGTCGCGCAGCTCCCGCAAAGCCTCACCTTTGCACGCGCGACGCACGCCGGGTCACGACGCT is a window encoding:
- a CDS encoding SDR family oxidoreductase, translating into MTSSASPSRSAVRAIVTGHTRGLGAAMAELLLERRIDVLGLGRGSNTTLAARNATQYAEAIVDLADPAALERWLGSASFDTFVEGADCVVLINNAGSVEPIAPLGAQDANAIARAVTLNVAAPLMLANALAATRALGANASRRIVHISSGAARNAYAGWSVYCATKAALDHHARAVALDAPAGVRICSLAPGVIDTGMQATIRSTSTDHFPLRERFEQLKENGQLTSPEAAARQVVDYALSDAFGATPVADVRELA